One stretch of Leadbetterella byssophila DSM 17132 DNA includes these proteins:
- a CDS encoding DMT family transporter, with protein MKNNILKGYFFAAASAISFGLIPLFIIPLNEKGIHLDTTLFFRFLFAALMIGVYCTFKKQSLRVNQRDLFLLFVLGILYALSAEFLLWGYSAMSPGIASTVLYVYPLMVAILLYWKYSEKISNPTRWSMFLALLGVLIIGWEGENMRFNFWGTIIVLTSAMTYALYMVIVNKGKLQAQGIVVTFYSVLFSSFYYLIKMSMGSFILPSLDTLGFISLFSLVTVVISVLFIILAIQWIGSTPTAILGALEPVVAVGVSVAIFGEKATWNLFAGLILVLSALMVKVLGDTQSLRH; from the coding sequence ATGAAAAATAACATCCTTAAAGGATACTTCTTTGCCGCAGCTTCTGCTATATCATTCGGACTGATTCCTTTGTTCATCATTCCCTTGAACGAGAAGGGTATACATTTAGATACTACTCTGTTTTTCCGCTTTTTATTTGCGGCTTTGATGATAGGAGTCTACTGTACTTTTAAGAAACAATCCTTGAGGGTTAACCAAAGGGATTTGTTTTTGCTTTTTGTCTTAGGGATTCTGTATGCTTTGTCGGCTGAGTTTCTACTTTGGGGATACTCTGCCATGTCTCCGGGAATAGCCTCCACCGTTTTATATGTTTATCCTTTAATGGTGGCAATACTCTTGTATTGGAAATATAGTGAGAAGATCTCTAACCCTACCAGATGGTCTATGTTTTTGGCGCTGCTTGGTGTTTTGATTATAGGTTGGGAAGGTGAAAATATGAGATTCAATTTTTGGGGTACAATCATAGTTTTGACTTCAGCAATGACCTATGCTCTATATATGGTGATTGTAAACAAAGGTAAATTACAAGCGCAAGGAATAGTGGTGACCTTTTATTCGGTTTTGTTTTCTTCCTTTTACTATCTCATCAAGATGAGTATGGGTAGCTTCATCCTGCCTTCTCTTGATACCTTAGGATTTATCAGCCTGTTTTCTTTAGTTACTGTAGTAATATCAGTACTTTTTATAATATTGGCTATCCAATGGATTGGATCTACACCTACCGCCATATTAGGTGCCTTAGAACCTGTAGTAGCGGTAGGTGTGAGTGTAGCCATCTTTGGAGAGAAAGCTACATGGAATCTTTTTGCGGGACTTATACTGGTCTTAAGTGCCTTAATGGTCAAGGTTTTAGGCGACACCCAATCCCTCCGCCACTAA